One part of the Plodia interpunctella isolate USDA-ARS_2022_Savannah chromosome 28, ilPloInte3.2, whole genome shotgun sequence genome encodes these proteins:
- the LOC128681732 gene encoding leucine-rich repeat-containing protein 34-like, protein MISPRYRKKRCICEPELLLKQITGSPRNLRSTEVNQIRLNLFTERNPDGTGHLVLKGKDMYDRYKRRINDGDIRAICLYIRETPKIITKLDLCYNKITDKGFHKILKKLLVKGRSSVINLNIMNNEITEQSLLYLSNYAKFMKIKYLRLNGNDFGVNGPEYFAKFLRDSKSLEFCDIGEINLTLTGVAHIITALRIDHGANTTLKVLDFSRIVPLFNRYDVETKWLAYHIEYLLERNSTIIELHLQKNEFLPHDVEYFARGLRRNNSLLYLDLGYNKIGDYGIELLAKYLAEKPSLILLNVAGNSINDTGARALSFGMAYSKLRALDISNNRLTDRGVLDILNSLKKPYFLRFLNIWGNKFGHVTCEVIQRMLESGALFQHTIDVSIYEVDEILYAAYYPNPADRNKHLYYCELDYGYALPIYHIKRNSPEVKKKVKVDCKQRHKLDKTNRLNF, encoded by the coding sequence ATGATATCGCCGAGATATAGAAAGAAACGGTGCATTTGCGAACCTGAATTgctattaaaacaaataactgGATCACCAAGAAACCTAAGGTCTACTGAAGTTAACCAAATCAGACTTAATTTATTCACTGAAAGAAACCCCGATGGAACAGGACACCTTGTATTAAAAGGCAAAGACATGTATGATAGATATAAAAGGAGGATAAACGATGGTGATATCAGAGCTATATGTCTTTATATAAGAGAAACccctaaaataataacaaagctTGATTTATGCTACAACAAAATCACTGATAAGGGATTCCATAAAATACTAAAGAAGCTTTTAGTAAAAGGAAGATCGAGTgtcataaatttgaatataatgaaCAATGAGATCACAGAACAATCTTTACTGTACCTATCAAATTACGCAAAGtttatgaaaatcaaataCCTCAGATTGAACGGCAACGATTTTGGTGTAAATGGACCTGAATATTTCGCTAAATTCTTAAGAGATTCAAAATCTCTTGAGTTTTGTGATATAggtgaaataaatttgacactAACCGGTGTTGCCCATATAATAACGGCTTTACGAATAGACCACGGTGCAAATACAACTTTGAAAGTATTAGATTTTAGTAGAATCGTACCACTGTTCAACAGATACGATGTTGAGACTAAATGGCTTGCATATCACATCGAATATTTGCTAGAAAGAAACTCCACAATAATCGAATTACATTTGCAGAAAAACGAATTCCTACCACACGACGTGGAATATTTCGCTAGAGGTCTTAGAAGAAACAATTCATTGCTTTATCTAGATCTGGGTTACAATAAGATTGGAGATTACGGCATTGAACTATTAGCTAAGTATCTAGCAGAGAAGCCTTCGTTGATACTTTTAAACGTTGCTGGTAATAGCATTAATGACACAGGAGCGAGGGCATTAAGTTTCGGTATGGCGTACTCTAAATTAAGAGCACTGGATATTTCAAACAACCGTTTGACAGACCGTGGGGTTTTAGACATACTGAATTCATTAAAGAAGCCATACTTTTTGAGATTCCTTAATATTTGGGGTAATAAATTTGGTCACGTAACTTGCGAAGTTATACAGAGAATGTTGGAAAGTGGTGCTCTGTTTCAGCATACGATTGATGTATCAATTTACGAGgtagatgaaattttgtacgcAGCATATTATCCTAACCCAgctgatagaaataaacatttgtattaTTGCGAACTAGATTACGGTTATGCGTTACCaatttatcatataaaaagaaattctcCTGAAGTAAAGAAGAAGGTGAAAGTGGATTGCAAGCAAAGGCATAAACTGGACAAGACGAATAGActcaatttttga